The Mesorhizobium sp. B2-8-5 genome segment ATTTCCTGGCGCTGTTCCCGGTCATCGAGGCGGTCGAGTATTTCCGCCTCAGCGGCGACCTGCCGACGCTTTTCACCGTTTATTAGGTCTCCGGCGCGGATTTGGCCGGCGGCTATGCTTTGCCTTGGCAGGCGGCATGCTTTGAGATTGTCTGAAGCGCCCATCGCGATCGTCATCCTATGGCGGAGCAAGGAGCGAAGCGACGCGCGCAGACCATAGGATCCATGCCATTACTTTGAAGCGTCACAACGGTGCAGAATTCTGCCTCGCTGCATTCCACGGCTGAGGGCACGGCATGGATTCCAGGGTCTCCGCGACGCCGCTTCGCGGCTGCTCCGCCCTGGAATGACGAAGCTGGGAAGCTTCCGCCAATCTCCAGCGTTACGCGATCAGCGCGGCCTGCCGCGCGCGGCGCGGCGCGTGCTCTGCAGAAGAATTGCCAGGCAGCCGGCGAGAAGCAGCCAGCCGCCGGCGAGCGGCGGCAGCCCCAGGAACTTCACCGCGGCGGCGACCAGTGCAATGAGGATCAGCGCCAGCAGCGCCAGGCTGCCGTCGTCGACGAACATGCCGACGAGCTCCTTGAAGACAAGACGGATCATGGTCATCGGGCGACTCCTTCGGCGGGCGTCGGATAGGCGCCGCGCAGCCAGCGCACGATGGCGAAGGATGCGGCGGCAATGATGGCGAAGATGGCGAGCAGAGCGAGGTCGGCGCCTGGCCATTCGGCGCCAAGGCCTTCGCCGGTCCAGAACACGCCGAAGCTGGTCAGCATCAGCCCGACGACGAATTTCAGGGCGTTTTCCGGCACGCGCGCCAAAGGCCGGTGCACGGCGAGGCCGATCAGCATCACCAGCACGAAGGCGGCCAGCGCGCCGAGGCCGGCATAGAGCGTCTGGCCATGCGCGGCGCCGACGGCGATGACGATGAACACCACTTCGACGCCTTCGAGGAGCACCGCCTTGAACGACGCGACGGCCGCCAGATAGTCGGCGCGGCGGTCGTCGGCCTGCCGCTGCAGCGCCGCCGTCTCCTTGGAAAAGGCCTGCTCCTCGTCATGCAGCGCGATGACGCCGACGCTGCGCAGGATCGCCTTCCTCAGCCAACGCATGCCGAACAGGATCAAAAGCACGCCGACCACGAATTGCAGGACGGTGATGGGGACGAGCGCCAGCAGCGGTCCGAACGCCAGCACCAGCGCCGCCAGCACGGCAAGCGCCAGCGCCGCGCCGGTCAGCGCCGGGCGCCAGCTGCGCGTCACGCCGACGGCGAGCACGATCGTGAAGGCTTCGACCACTTCGACGAAGGAGGCCAGGAAAGAGGCCGTCACGGTGGAAAGTATGGGTGTCAGGCCATGCATGCAGGCATCCTATAGTTCGGAATCATCAGTTGGCGAGAACGATACAGCGTTCGGGCGGCAGCGAGAACGCCAGCGAGGAGCCGACCGGCGGCGCTTCCGGCCAGTCGAGGCGGACGCGTTGCGGGCCGAGCTCCACCGCCAGCCGCCAGCAGCGGCCCTGGAAGGCGCTCGACAGCACTTTGCCCTGCAGCCGGTTGCCGGGATGCGCCTCGGCCGGCCGTGCGTCTTCCGGCCGGATCACAAGCATGCCGTCGCCGGATTTCGCCCCGGGCGTGCGCAGGCTGTCGGTGGCGGCGCCCCGCACGCTGAACAGCCCGTCGCGCACGGTGCCGGGCACCACCGAAAAGCCGCCGATGAAACCGGCGACGAAGGAATTGGCCGGTTTCTCGTAGATCGCCCGAGGCGTGTCGAACTGGGCGATGCGGCCGTCGCGCATCACCGCGATGCGATCCGAAACGGCCATGGCTTCGGCCTGGTCATGCGTCACATAGATTACGGTGGCCGCCTCGCGCCGCACCAGCTCCATCATCTCGATGCGCATGTCCTCGCGAAGCGCTGCGTCGAGATTGCTGAGCGGCTCGTCGAACAGCATCAGCGCCGGCCGCGCCGCAAGGCAGCGCGCGATGGCGACGCGCTGCTGCTGTCCGCCCGACAGTTCCGAGGGGTAGCGATCGCGA includes the following:
- a CDS encoding COG4280 domain-containing protein — encoded protein: MHGLTPILSTVTASFLASFVEVVEAFTIVLAVGVTRSWRPALTGAALALAVLAALVLAFGPLLALVPITVLQFVVGVLLILFGMRWLRKAILRSVGVIALHDEEQAFSKETAALQRQADDRRADYLAAVASFKAVLLEGVEVVFIVIAVGAAHGQTLYAGLGALAAFVLVMLIGLAVHRPLARVPENALKFVVGLMLTSFGVFWTGEGLGAEWPGADLALLAIFAIIAAASFAIVRWLRGAYPTPAEGVAR
- a CDS encoding ABC transporter ATP-binding protein; this translates as MTASLHCAGISKSLGGRAVLSNLDLAIRAGEVVSLLGPSGSGKTTLLRSIAGLVDPDSGTIALGDRVVWSERSVLPAEKRRIGMVFQDYALWPHMTVAGNLSFGLRAQRLAEPEIAVRVGHALEVARLAPYRDRYPSELSGGQQQRVAIARCLAARPALMLFDEPLSNLDAALREDMRIEMMELVRREAATVIYVTHDQAEAMAVSDRIAVMRDGRIAQFDTPRAIYEKPANSFVAGFIGGFSVVPGTVRDGLFSVRGAATDSLRTPGAKSGDGMLVIRPEDARPAEAHPGNRLQGKVLSSAFQGRCWRLAVELGPQRVRLDWPEAPPVGSSLAFSLPPERCIVLAN